In Pseudomonas sp. MM213, a genomic segment contains:
- the treS gene encoding maltose alpha-D-glucosyltransferase, which translates to MAKKPKAATFIKDPLWYKDAVIYQVHVKSFFDSNNDGIGDFPGLIAKLDYIADLGVNTIWLLPFYPSPRRDDGYDIAEYRGVHPDYGTMADAKRFISEAHKRGLRVITELVINHTSDQHAWFQRARKAKPGSAARDFYVWSDDDQKYDGTRIIFLDTEKSNWTWDPVAGQYFWHRFYSHQPDLNFDNPQVMKAVLSVMRYWLDMGIDGLRLDAIPYLIERDGTNNENLPETHDVLKQIRAEIDANYPDRMLLAEANQWPEDTQLYFGDTDTKGLNGDECHMAFHFPLMPRMYMALAQEDRFPITDILRQTPEIPANCQWAIFLRNHDELTLEMVTDKERDYLWNYYAADRRARINLGIRRRLAPLMERDRRRVELLNSLLLSMPGTPTLYYGDEIGMGDNIYLGDRDGVRTPMQWSIDRNGGFSRADPASLVLPPIMDPQYGYLSVNVETQAGDPHSLLNWTRRMLAVRKQSKAFGRGTLKMLSPSNRRILAYTREFTGADGKHEIILCVANVSRSAQAAELDLSAYVGMVPVEMLGGNAFPPIGQLNFLLTLAPYGFYWFVLAAENQMPSWHVEPAQSLPDFTTLVLKKRMEELLEAPSRGTLEQSILPSWLQNRRWFAGKDAAIDKVNLAYGVRFGDAQHPVLLSEIEVTSGDQTSRYQLPFGFIADDQVGPALPQQLALSRVRRGPQVGLITDAFSLEHFIRAVLSAMQDNTVLPSDGGEIRFEPTAALAGLGLTADSEVRYLSAEQSNSSVVVGKTMVLKLIRKIASGVHPELEMSAYLTNAGFANISPLLGSVVRRDAKGEDNLLMIAQGYLSNQGDAWEWTQNNLERALRDELADAMSEQEQHYNALGELKDFAAMLGQRLGEMHLVLAASTDDPDFAPHVTTQKDALASAKDVAAQLEHALKLLKQHQSELNPADKTLVSRLLDNKKAILAHVQELGKKAVGGLRIRVHGDLHLGQVLVIKGDAYLIDFEGEPARPLAERRGKHSPYKDVSGVLRSFDYAAAMTINVHNADQTSDVQAARQRVADRYLSEARQAFVDAYRLAAASLAHAWQDPEGEDAALALFGLEKAAYEVAYEAENRPTWLPVPLHGLYGLLSGLKPFSDLGGE; encoded by the coding sequence ATGGCGAAGAAACCCAAGGCAGCCACGTTTATCAAGGACCCGCTCTGGTACAAGGATGCGGTGATCTACCAGGTTCACGTTAAGTCTTTTTTCGACTCCAACAACGACGGGATCGGCGACTTTCCCGGCCTTATCGCCAAACTCGATTACATTGCCGACCTAGGCGTCAACACCATCTGGCTGTTGCCGTTTTATCCCTCGCCACGACGCGATGACGGTTACGATATTGCCGAATACCGCGGCGTGCACCCCGATTACGGCACCATGGCCGACGCCAAACGCTTTATCTCTGAAGCGCACAAACGTGGCTTGCGGGTGATTACCGAACTGGTCATCAACCACACCTCGGACCAGCACGCGTGGTTCCAGCGTGCGCGCAAAGCCAAGCCTGGCTCGGCCGCGCGGGACTTTTATGTCTGGTCCGATGACGATCAAAAATACGACGGCACCCGCATCATTTTTCTCGACACCGAGAAATCCAACTGGACCTGGGACCCGGTCGCCGGTCAGTACTTCTGGCACCGCTTCTACTCCCACCAGCCGGACCTGAACTTCGATAACCCGCAGGTCATGAAAGCCGTGCTCTCGGTCATGCGCTATTGGCTGGACATGGGCATCGACGGTTTGCGTCTGGATGCGATTCCGTACCTCATCGAGCGCGACGGCACCAACAACGAAAACCTGCCCGAGACCCACGATGTCCTCAAGCAGATCCGTGCCGAAATCGACGCCAATTATCCCGACCGCATGCTGCTGGCCGAGGCCAACCAATGGCCGGAAGACACCCAGTTGTACTTCGGCGACACCGATACAAAAGGCCTGAACGGCGACGAATGCCACATGGCCTTTCACTTCCCGTTGATGCCGCGGATGTACATGGCGCTGGCCCAGGAAGACCGTTTCCCGATCACCGACATTCTGCGTCAGACCCCGGAAATTCCGGCCAACTGTCAGTGGGCGATTTTCCTGCGCAACCACGATGAGCTGACCCTGGAAATGGTCACCGACAAGGAGCGCGATTACCTGTGGAATTACTACGCCGCCGACCGTCGCGCGCGGATCAACCTGGGGATTCGCCGTCGCCTCGCACCGCTGATGGAGCGTGATCGTCGTCGCGTGGAATTGCTCAATAGCCTGTTGCTGTCGATGCCCGGCACACCGACGCTGTATTACGGCGATGAAATCGGCATGGGCGACAACATCTACCTCGGCGACCGCGATGGCGTGCGCACGCCGATGCAATGGTCGATCGACCGTAACGGCGGGTTCTCCCGCGCCGACCCGGCGAGCCTGGTGCTGCCGCCGATCATGGACCCGCAATACGGCTACCTGTCGGTCAACGTCGAAACCCAGGCCGGCGACCCGCATTCGCTGCTGAACTGGACTCGCCGCATGCTCGCGGTGCGCAAACAGTCCAAGGCCTTCGGTCGTGGCACCCTGAAAATGCTGTCGCCGAGCAACCGCCGGATTCTGGCCTACACCCGTGAATTCACCGGGGCCGACGGCAAGCACGAAATCATCCTGTGCGTAGCCAACGTGTCCCGCAGCGCGCAAGCGGCAGAGCTCGACCTGTCGGCCTACGTCGGCATGGTGCCGGTGGAGATGCTCGGCGGGAATGCGTTCCCGCCGATTGGGCAATTGAATTTCCTCCTGACCCTGGCACCGTACGGTTTCTATTGGTTTGTGCTGGCGGCAGAAAACCAGATGCCGAGCTGGCACGTCGAACCGGCGCAAAGCCTGCCGGACTTCACCACGCTGGTGCTGAAAAAACGCATGGAGGAACTGCTCGAAGCGCCGTCCCGTGGCACGCTGGAGCAGAGCATCTTGCCAAGCTGGTTGCAGAACCGGCGCTGGTTCGCCGGCAAGGACGCAGCCATCGACAAGGTCAACCTGGCCTACGGCGTGCGTTTTGGAGATGCGCAGCATCCGGTGCTGTTGAGTGAAATCGAAGTCACCAGCGGCGACCAGACCAGTCGTTACCAGTTGCCGTTCGGCTTCATTGCGGACGATCAGGTCGGGCCGGCATTGCCGCAGCAGCTGGCGTTGTCGCGGGTGCGACGCGGACCGCAGGTGGGTTTGATCACCGATGCCTTCAGCCTCGAACACTTCATCCGCGCCGTGCTGTCAGCCATGCAGGACAACACGGTGTTGCCTTCCGATGGCGGCGAAATCCGTTTCGAGCCGACTGCCGCACTGGCCGGCCTGGGGCTGACGGCGGATTCGGAAGTGCGTTACCTGTCCGCCGAGCAGTCCAACAGTTCGGTGGTAGTGGGCAAAACCATGGTGCTGAAGCTGATCCGCAAGATCGCCTCGGGCGTGCACCCGGAACTGGAAATGAGCGCGTACCTGACCAACGCAGGCTTTGCCAATATCTCGCCGCTGCTGGGTTCGGTGGTTCGCCGCGACGCCAAGGGCGAAGACAATCTGCTGATGATCGCCCAAGGCTATTTGAGCAATCAGGGCGATGCGTGGGAATGGACGCAGAACAACCTCGAACGGGCGCTGCGCGATGAGCTGGCCGACGCCATGTCCGAGCAGGAGCAGCATTACAACGCCCTCGGCGAGTTGAAAGACTTCGCCGCAATGCTCGGCCAGCGCCTGGGCGAAATGCACCTGGTGCTGGCGGCGTCTACCGACGACCCGGACTTCGCCCCGCACGTCACCACGCAAAAAGACGCCCTGGCCTCGGCCAAGGATGTCGCGGCGCAACTGGAGCACGCGCTGAAGTTGCTCAAACAGCATCAAAGCGAACTGAACCCGGCGGACAAAACCCTGGTCAGCCGTTTACTGGACAACAAAAAAGCCATCCTCGCCCACGTCCAGGAACTGGGTAAAAAAGCAGTCGGTGGTCTGCGGATTCGCGTCCACGGCGACTTGCACCTCGGGCAGGTGCTGGTGATCAAGGGTGATGCGTACCTGATCGACTTCGAAGGCGAACCGGCACGGCCACTGGCCGAACGTCGCGGCAAACACAGCCCCTACAAAGATGTCAGCGGCGTGTTGCGTTCCTTCGACTACGCTGCGGCGATGACGATCAACGTGCACAACGCCGATCAGACCTCCGATGTGCAGGCGGCTCGCCAGCGCGTTGCCGATCGCTATTTAAGTGAAGCGCGACAGGCATTTGTCGACGCTTATCGGCTGGCGGCAGCTAGTCTTGCTCATGCGTGGCAAGATCCGGAAGGCGAGGACGCCGCGCTGGCGTTGTTCGGTCTGGAGAAAGCGGCGTATGAGGTGGCCTATGAGGCAGAGAATCGGCCCACCTGGTTGCCCGTGCCGTTGCACGGTTTATATGGATTATTGAGTGGGCTTAAACCCTTTTCCGATCTTGGTGGAGAGTAG
- the glgB gene encoding 1,4-alpha-glucan branching protein GlgB translates to MSFSNKEQGHAREALLPRSRDIDALVRAEHHDPFAILGPHGDGAGGQFIRAYLPDALSVQVLAKDSGEELGSLEATQTPGLFVGHFEHAQPYVLRTRWAGGEQVSEDPYSFGPLLGEMDLYLFAEGNHRDLSSCLGAQLKNVDGVDGVRFAVWAPNARRVSVVGDFNNWDGRRHPMRSRHPTGVWEVFIPRMQAGEAYKYEILGAHGILPLKADPMALATALPPDTASKVASPLSIEWQDHAWMQARVERSQPSAPLSIYELHAGSWQCELDDLGEVARQYTWHELGERLIPYVKDLGFTHIELMPIMEHPFGGSWGYQLLSQFAPSARYGSPDDFAAFVNACHLADIGVILDWVPAHFPTDVHGLAQFDGTALYEYGNPLEGFHQDWDTLIYNLGRTEVHGYMLASGLHWLKHFHVDGLRVDAVASMLYRDYSRKAGEWVPNRHGGRENLEAIDFLRHLNDVVNLEAPGALVIAEESTAWPGVSQSTQQGGLGFDYKWNMGWMHDSLHYIQQDPVYRAHHHNELSFGLVYAWSERFILPISHDEVVHGKHSLIDKMPGDRWQKFANLRAYLSFMWAHPGKKLLFMGCEFGQWREWDHDQQLDWYLLQYPEHQGVKTLVGDLNRLYREEPALHEQDDVPQGFQWLIGDDAINSVYAFLRWSKDGRPVLVVANFTPVPRQAYRIGVPFAGRWTEVINSDAATYAGSNYGNSGGTSTEEEASHGQALSLVLNLPPLAVLMLRPEG, encoded by the coding sequence ATGAGTTTCTCGAACAAGGAACAGGGTCACGCTAGAGAGGCGTTACTGCCCAGATCCCGGGACATTGATGCGCTGGTACGCGCTGAACATCACGACCCCTTTGCAATCCTCGGCCCCCATGGCGATGGCGCTGGCGGGCAATTTATTCGGGCTTATCTGCCTGACGCGCTGAGCGTGCAGGTGCTGGCCAAGGACTCCGGTGAAGAACTCGGCAGCCTTGAAGCCACCCAGACGCCCGGGTTGTTTGTCGGGCATTTCGAGCACGCGCAGCCGTATGTGCTGCGCACCCGTTGGGCCGGTGGCGAACAGGTGTCCGAGGACCCTTACAGCTTCGGCCCGTTGCTCGGTGAAATGGACTTGTACCTGTTCGCCGAGGGCAATCACCGCGACTTGAGCAGTTGCCTCGGTGCGCAGCTGAAAAACGTCGACGGTGTCGACGGCGTGCGTTTTGCCGTGTGGGCACCCAACGCCAGACGGGTGTCGGTGGTCGGCGATTTCAATAACTGGGATGGCCGCCGGCACCCGATGCGCTCGCGTCACCCGACCGGTGTCTGGGAAGTGTTCATCCCGCGCATGCAAGCAGGCGAGGCTTACAAGTACGAGATCCTCGGTGCCCACGGCATTCTGCCGCTCAAGGCCGATCCGATGGCCCTGGCCACCGCGCTGCCGCCGGACACCGCATCGAAAGTCGCCTCACCGCTGAGCATCGAGTGGCAGGATCACGCGTGGATGCAGGCACGCGTCGAGCGTTCACAGCCGAGCGCGCCGCTGTCGATCTACGAATTGCACGCCGGCTCCTGGCAGTGCGAACTGGACGATCTGGGCGAAGTCGCGCGTCAGTACACCTGGCACGAACTGGGTGAACGGTTGATCCCGTACGTGAAAGATCTGGGCTTCACCCACATTGAGCTGATGCCGATCATGGAGCACCCGTTCGGCGGTTCGTGGGGCTATCAACTGCTCTCGCAATTCGCCCCGAGTGCGCGCTACGGTTCACCGGATGACTTCGCCGCGTTCGTCAACGCCTGTCACCTGGCCGACATCGGCGTCATCCTCGATTGGGTGCCGGCGCATTTCCCGACCGATGTCCACGGCCTGGCGCAATTCGACGGCACCGCGCTGTACGAATACGGCAACCCGCTGGAAGGTTTCCACCAGGATTGGGACACGCTGATCTACAACCTCGGACGCACCGAAGTGCACGGCTACATGCTGGCGTCGGGGCTGCACTGGCTCAAGCATTTCCATGTCGATGGCCTGCGCGTCGACGCGGTGGCATCGATGCTGTATCGCGATTACTCGCGCAAGGCCGGCGAATGGGTGCCGAACCGTCACGGCGGGCGGGAGAACCTTGAAGCGATCGACTTCCTGCGCCACCTCAACGACGTGGTCAACCTCGAAGCCCCTGGCGCGCTGGTGATCGCCGAAGAATCCACCGCGTGGCCAGGCGTGAGCCAGAGCACGCAACAGGGCGGCCTGGGTTTCGATTACAAATGGAACATGGGCTGGATGCACGATTCGCTGCATTACATCCAGCAGGATCCGGTGTACCGCGCGCATCATCACAACGAACTGAGTTTCGGCCTGGTATACGCCTGGTCCGAGCGCTTCATCCTGCCGATCTCCCATGACGAAGTGGTCCACGGCAAACACTCGCTGATCGACAAAATGCCCGGCGACCGCTGGCAGAAATTCGCCAACTTGCGTGCGTACCTGAGCTTCATGTGGGCGCATCCGGGCAAGAAACTGTTGTTCATGGGCTGCGAGTTTGGCCAGTGGCGCGAGTGGGATCATGATCAGCAGCTGGATTGGTACTTGCTGCAGTACCCGGAACACCAAGGTGTGAAGACATTGGTCGGTGACCTGAATCGGCTGTACCGCGAAGAACCGGCGCTGCATGAGCAGGACGACGTGCCGCAAGGGTTCCAGTGGCTGATTGGCGATGACGCGATCAACAGCGTTTACGCGTTCCTGCGCTGGAGCAAGGATGGTCGGCCGGTGCTGGTGGTGGCCAACTTTACGCCGGTGCCGCGCCAGGCTTATCGCATTGGCGTGCCGTTTGCGGGGCGCTGGACTGAGGTGATCAACAGTGACGCGGCGACGTATGCCGGGTCGAATTACGGGAACAGCGGCGGGACGTCTACCGAGGAAGAGGCGAGCCATGGGCAGGCGCTTTCGCTGGTGCTGAATTTGCCGCCGTTGGCGGTGTTGATGTTGCGGCCGGAGGGGTAG